AGCTACACACAACACTTCCACTTAAATTCACTGACCTTAAGCAAAATGCTACAACACGGTGACACAGACCACTTACATACTgccatacaaacatacacatacaacCCCTCTGTCCAGCTCTGTACCGCACCCTGCTGCTACACCACACAACCCCTCCTTACCCATGCTGATTGCTCCCCCTGATTTATGAGTTTCTATTGGGCCATTCCCCTGAGGGGTCAGATGCACTGCCAATCAGGGTGACATATAGTCTTTCATAGCACCAACCAGCAGACAGCGTCGTGATGAGTTAGCACTCTGGTTGTCAAGGTAACCTTTGATGGTTGGGAGGGGTATGGCAGTGAATGCAGAGGAGATTCCAGGCAGCTCGTTCCCTAGCAGCCAGAGATGGAGCAGTAGTATGTTACTGTAACTCAAGAATAGAGATGGTCTCATTATTTTTCGGTTCTACATTTAAGTTTAATCTCTGATTCTATTTCAGCAGTGTTATCAGAAGGAAAATATCAACCTCTTGCCTGGatttaataaacaaaataaatgccaGGAGTCATTTGTTGAGCCCCAAATCCCAGTGTATCCAATTCATTATGTTCAGAGAATCAACCCACACACAAATCTGTTATTCTCATGATTCACCGTGCCACTAAATCTCCCCATAGCAGCACATGATATGGtaaaatactgtacattcatTCCACTGTCAAAGCAAACACTGGCTCCTGACAAAGCTGTGATACCAGAAAGGACAAAAACCCTCAAACCCTTTTAGATTCTGCTGTTTTTCACATCTTTATCATTTGGCTAACTGATGCTACACTGCCTGCATGCTCTTTGACTATTTGTGTTTTGCTTCATGTTGCTTATTCACATTCATTTAAGGTGCACATTTGACTCTTTGGATCAGTTGAACCTTGGCTAGAgaatattttaactttatttgtttgcctGTTCATTTTGAATGTACTGATTCGTTTTGTTTGCCACTTTCAGTGCTCATCATTCATtcctttatttgatttgatttcttttcattaGATTTTTATGACTCATAGCACAACCCACTATTTGATGGACAACTATGGATCCACTCACTCAAGGTAATATCATGGAACCCCTTTCAATGTTACATCATGTACTACCCTATTCCTAACTCTGTTCCTTATCCACTCCTACACTGTTTCAAGTCCTGAAACCCTAATCCAAGCTTTCCCCAGTCTATAACTCTGACAGTGACACACTAGTTCATTAGTTAACTAACAGCTTCCTCTCATAGCCCATActtgtgtctctttctgtcttctgACCTTTCAACTCATGACATATTGTATTGGTGGGATTATAAACCCAAATAAAAGTTTGCCAGCATGATTATTTGGGATGGTCATCTTCAATCTACCAAGCAACAGGCCACCACACAAGGACACTTAGTTCTTAGTGTAACAACCAGTAGATACCCTTTGCTGGTTTCCAGTGGACCTAccactggaaaaagaaaaacgtttacccattttgaaaaaaaatacttcaattGGTGACACGCAAATACATTTACGTACATTTACATAACGTTGATTTGAGGAAGCCTAATTCATCTGTGTGTTGCCAAGTGAGGTAATGTTTTAAGTTGGTATacgattttcttttttcagtgtatACAGAGCTGAGAGTACATGTTAACCTGCTGTATTTTCTCTTGTCTGCTAGGTGGAGAAGAACGAGGATGCCGACCAGAAGATTGAACAGGATGGCACCACCAACAAACCTGAGGACAAGGCCCACAAGGCTGCCACCAAAATACAGGCCAGCTTCCGAGGACACATAACTCGGAAAAAGAtgaaagatggagaggaagagaaggaaggagatagTCCTGCTGGTGCAGAGGAGGCgacagagggaggagacgaGGTCAAGAAAGCAGACGGAGAGGAGGCACCtgcaaaggaggaggaggctgcaggagaggaagccaagaaggaggaggagacaagCCAAGCCAAGAGCCCAGTGGCGGACAAGCCAGCTAattctccagcagctgctgctgctgactctcCTGCAGGCGCAGCAACGTCCCCCGTAGCAGCGGCcccagctgctgcttctcctaCGGCCGCCACAGCGCCCTCTGAGCCCCAAAAAGAGGAGCCAAAGGCTGAGGAGAAAGCTGAGGAGAAGCCCAAAGAGGTGGAGGCCCCAGTGGCTGCAGCCAAGAGTCCCACCACAGTCACagctgaggagaagaaagaggaggagaagagtgaagagaaaaaggaggaggccAGACAAGCCGACgtgcctgctgctgtcagcCCGACAGCTGAGAAGGAGGAGCCTAACCAAACAAAAGAAGGTATGCTGATTATTCCTATAATATTCATATAGAATACTATTCTTTACAGTAAGATTCAAAACATGACATGCAGACAAgcacatcaaataaaataagtcCACTTGTATAGACACTTCAAACACTGTGTACAGTTTGTTTGTTAGGGCACTAAGTCCTCACACAAAAAATTATTCCAGACACTCACCAATCAAGAAGCAATTTAGTGTAAAAATCGGATAAACTGAGAATACTTGAGCCCTCCCTTAGTCTGCTTGGCAGGCACCAGTGGAAATAACTGCTTGTTGGGTCTTTGGGATTTAAAGATCTTTGGCAGAGCTCCACCTCTCACTGGTTAACAGAGAGACGCAGCTCAATATTAGATTAGACAGACTTGCATCTTAGTCT
The Paralichthys olivaceus isolate ysfri-2021 chromosome 11, ASM2471397v2, whole genome shotgun sequence genome window above contains:
- the gap43 gene encoding neuromodulin gives rise to the protein MLCCIRRTKPVEKNEDADQKIEQDGTTNKPEDKAHKAATKIQASFRGHITRKKMKDGEEEKEGDSPAGAEEATEGGDEVKKADGEEAPAKEEEAAGEEAKKEEETSQAKSPVADKPANSPAAAAADSPAGAATSPVAAAPAAASPTAATAPSEPQKEEPKAEEKAEEKPKEVEAPVAAAKSPTTVTAEEKKEEEKSEEKKEEARQADVPAAVSPTAEKEEPNQTKEDAAEESKAEEATPADAAAEATESKDD